In the genome of Vicia villosa cultivar HV-30 ecotype Madison, WI linkage group LG7, Vvil1.0, whole genome shotgun sequence, one region contains:
- the LOC131619045 gene encoding uncharacterized mitochondrial protein AtMg01010-like codes for MALGLFSCFGTPLLAFSADTVPSPSDLFTYTSDMLEDSASSGRSSSTSAVNQPLPGEQAMPPANPVMQEAANRALPYPYQNNEIIGGDSVESIQRRLLGRFPSPSAHEIQMARIEAEDLFEVKVDICQVMAGLHPSGDWMGRGARALDNIRTATGEESLSKLLRMREDLQTAGFQSATFRQLADRVPFRADADQHSAT; via the coding sequence ATGGCTCTCGGTCTTTTCTCTTGCTTTGGCACTCCTCTTCTTGCCTTTAGTGCCGACACCGTACCTTCCCCTTCGGATTTGTTTACGTATACTTCCGACATGCTGGAAGACTCGGCGAGTTCCGGGCGTAGTAGTAGTACCTCAGCGGTCAATCAACCGCTTCCGGGGGAACAAGCTATGCCTCCCGCAAATCCGGTTATGCAGGAAGCTGCTAATCGGGCTCTGCCCTACCCCTATCAAAATAATGAGATTATAGGGGGGGACAGTGTGGAATCCATCCAACGGAGGCTTTTGGGGAGATTCCCCTCTCCTTCAGCCCATGAGATTCAAATGGCCCGGATTGAAGCCGAAGACCTATTCGAGGTCAAGGTCGATATCTGTCAGGTCATGGCGGGCCTTCACCCAAGCGGGGATTGGATGGGACGGGGGGCTAGAGCTCTGGATAATATTCGTACCGCCACAGGGGAGGAGTCCTTAAGTAAGCTCCTTCGAATGCGTGAGGACCTGCAGACTGCGGGTTTTCAGTCCGCAACCTTCCGGCAATTGGCCGACAGAGTGCCATTCCGGGCGGATGCGGATCAACACTCAGCCACCTAG
- the LOC131620561 gene encoding cytochrome c oxidase subunit 3 has translation MIESQRHSYHLVDPSPWPISGSLGALATTVGGVMYMHSFQGGATLLSLGLIFILYTMFVWWRDVLRESTLEGHHTKVVQLGPRYGSISFIVSEVMFLFAFFRASSHSSLAPTVEIGGIWPPKGIGVLDPREIPFLNTPILLSSGAAVTWAHHAILAGKEKRAVYALVATVSLALVFTGFQGMEYYQAPFTISDSIYGSTFFLATGFHGFHVIIGTLFLIICGIRQYLGHLTKEHHVGFEAAAWYWHFVDVVRLFPFVSIYWWGGI, from the coding sequence ATGATTGAATCTCAGAGGCATTCTTATCATTTGGTAGATCCAAGTCCATGGCCTATTTCGGGTTCACTCGGAGCTTTGGCAACCACCGTAGGAGGTGTGATGTACATGCACTCATTTCAAGGGGGTGCAACACTTCTCAGTTTGGGCCTAATATTTATCCTATATACCATGTTTGTATGGTGGCGCGATGTTCTACGTGAATCCACGTTGGAAGGACATCATACCAAAGTCGTACAATTAGGACCTCGATATGGTTCTATTTCGTTCATCGTATCGGAGGTTATGTTCCTTTTTGCTTTTTTTCGGGCTTCTTCTCATTCTTCTTTGGCACCTACGGTAGAGATCGGGGGTATTTGGCCCCCAAAAGGGATTGGGGTTTTAGATCCTCGGGAAATCCCATTTCTTAATACCCCTATTCTCCTTTCATCCGGAGCAGCCGTAACTTGGGCTCATCATGCTATACTCGCGGGGAAGGAAAAACGAGCAGTTTACGCTTTAGTAGCAACCGTTTCACTGGCTCTAGTATTCACTGGCTTTCAAGGAATGGAATATTATCAAGCACCCTTCACTATTTCGGATAGTATTTATGGTTCTACCTTTTTCTTAGCAACTGGCTTTCATGGTTTTCATGTGATTATAGGTACTCTTTTCTTGATCATATGTGGTATTCGCCAATATCTTGGTCATCTGACCAAGGAGCATCACGTTGGCTTTGAAGCAGCTGCATGGTACTGGCATTTTGTAGACGTGGTTCGGTTATTCCCATTTGTCTCTATCTATTGGTGGGGAGGTATATGA